Proteins encoded together in one Apus apus isolate bApuApu2 chromosome Z, bApuApu2.pri.cur, whole genome shotgun sequence window:
- the TMEM161B gene encoding transmembrane protein 161B isoform X5: MNISVVWCLLVLAFAVKVLFSLTTHYFKVEDGGERSVCVTFGFFFFVKAMAILIVTENYLEFGLESGFSNFSESAMQFLEKQGLESQGPVSKLTFKLFLAVLCSLIGAFLTFPGLRLAQMHLDALNLATEKITQTLLHINFLAPLFMVLLWVKPITKDYIMNPPLGKESVPLMSEDTFDTVRLWIIILLCALRLAMMRHHLQAYLNLAQKSVDQMKKEAGRISMVDLQKMVARVFYYLCVIALQYVAPLVMLLHTTLLLKTLGNYSWGVYPELNSDTSVENSLLPSSVYTESPPADGKMKVTVVQITMALGSLKNIFTPLLFRGLLSFLTWWIAACLFSTSLFGLFYHQYLTVA, encoded by the exons TAAGGTACTGTTTTCGTTGACTACCCATTATTTCAAAGTAGAGGATGGAGGTGAAAGATCAGTCTGTGTCACCtttggttttttcttcttcGTGAAAGCAATGGCAATTCTCATTGTGACAGAAAACTATCTAGAGTTTGGCCTGGAATCAG GATTCTCGAATTTCTCAGAAAGTGCTATGCAGTTCCTTGAAAAGCAAGGTTTGGAATCCCA gGGTCCTGTGTCTAAACTAACCTTCAAATTGTTCCTGGCTGTTCTGTGTTCACTTATTGGTGCTTTTTTGACATTCCCTGGCTTGCGACTGGCTCAAATGCATCTGGATGCTCTGAatttagcaacagaaaaaataacaca aacaTTACTACATATAAACTTCTTGGCACCATTATTTATGGTTCTACTGTGGGTAAAACCAATCACTAAGGACTACATTATGAACCCACCTTTGGGCAAAGAGAGCGTTCCTTT aaTGTCTGAAGATACATTTGACACCGTGAGGTTATGGATTATTATCCTGTTGTGTGCTTTACGTTTGGCTATGATGCGTCATCATTTACAGGCCTATCTGAATTTAGCCCAGAAAAGTGTGGATCAGATGAAAAAGGAAGCTGGCAGAATAAGTATGGTTGATTTGCAGAAAATG GTGGCTCGAGTATTCTATTATCTTTGTGTAATTGCACTGCAGTATGTTGCACCATTGGTAATGCTCCTTCACACAACTCTGCTCTTGAAAACACTAG GTAATTATTCTTGGGGCGTCTACCCGGAATTGAATTCTGACACTTCAGTGGAAAACAGTCTGCTTCCCAGTTCAGTTTATACCGAGTCTCCACCTGCTGATGGAAAGATGAAAGTAACTGTAGTACAAATAACAATGGCTTTGGGAAGCCTAAAGAATATTTTCACTCCTCTTCTGTTCCGGGGACTCCTGTCTTTCCTCACCTGGTGGATTGCTGCTTGCCTCTTCTCTACAAGCCTTTTTGGGCTTTTCTATCACCAGTACCTGACGGTGGCATGA